In one window of Microscilla marina ATCC 23134 DNA:
- a CDS encoding PLP-dependent cysteine synthase family protein, with product MHYYKNVLETIGNTPLIKLNQVVEDIDATVLAKVETTNPGNSVKDRMALKMVEDAEARGELKPGGVIIECTSGNTGMGLAIAAVVKGYRCIFTATSKQSKEKIDLLRALGATVIICPSEVHPDHPESYYSVAQQLYHKTPNSFWCNQYDNPSNVLAHYQSTGPEIWQQTQGQITHFIVGIGTGGTISGVGRYLKEQNPQVKIWGVEPHGSVLKSVHETGKVDISQSHKYATEGIGQDMVPVNVDFEIIDHIEKVSCKDAALMTRAILQKEAILVGNSAGAAVAGLLQLKKQLKSSDVVVVLFHDHASRYIGKILNDEWMEAQGYLNDTNRLVNS from the coding sequence ATGCACTATTACAAAAATGTATTAGAGACTATTGGCAATACCCCACTTATTAAGTTAAATCAAGTTGTAGAGGACATTGATGCCACAGTTTTGGCAAAGGTGGAAACTACGAATCCTGGCAATAGTGTAAAAGATCGTATGGCACTGAAAATGGTAGAGGATGCAGAGGCTAGGGGAGAGCTAAAGCCGGGAGGGGTAATCATAGAGTGTACCTCAGGCAATACTGGTATGGGACTGGCAATTGCAGCAGTAGTCAAAGGCTATCGATGCATATTTACTGCTACCAGTAAGCAGTCTAAAGAAAAAATAGATTTACTAAGGGCTTTGGGAGCCACAGTCATTATTTGCCCAAGTGAAGTACACCCCGATCATCCAGAATCCTATTATTCAGTTGCTCAGCAGTTGTATCATAAAACGCCCAATTCTTTTTGGTGCAATCAATACGACAACCCTTCCAACGTCTTGGCACATTACCAAAGCACTGGACCCGAAATATGGCAACAAACCCAAGGCCAAATTACCCATTTTATTGTAGGAATAGGTACCGGAGGTACCATCTCAGGAGTTGGTCGGTATCTTAAAGAGCAAAATCCACAAGTGAAAATCTGGGGAGTAGAACCTCATGGGTCAGTTTTGAAGAGTGTTCATGAAACTGGTAAAGTAGATATCAGCCAAAGCCATAAGTATGCGACCGAAGGCATTGGACAAGATATGGTACCAGTCAATGTAGATTTTGAGATTATAGATCATATAGAGAAAGTGTCTTGTAAAGATGCTGCATTGATGACGCGAGCCATTCTTCAAAAGGAAGCCATTTTAGTGGGAAATTCGGCTGGTGCTGCAGTAGCAGGTTTGCTTCAGCTAAAAAAGCAACTGAAATCTTCTGATGTAGTAGTGGTGTTGTTTCACGACCACGCCAGTCGGTACATTGGCAAA